One segment of Malassezia restricta chromosome V, complete sequence DNA contains the following:
- a CDS encoding serine/threonine-protein phosphatase 4 catalytic subunit produces MQGHLDQHIEQLIRCEALSEAQVKELCDRARELLIEEGNVQHVDAPVTICGDIHGQFYDLLELFRVGGPCPDTKYLFMGDFVDRGLYSVETFLLLLALKVRYPDRIILIRGNHESRQITQVYGFYDECSRKYGSVNVWRYCCEVFDYLSLGAIIDGRVFCVHGGLSPHIQKLDQIRTIDRKQEVPQDGAMCDLLWSDPDDITGWGISPRGAGCLFGGDVVKSFIHTNGLDLVARAHQLILEGYKHMFDATIVTVWSAPNYCYRCGNVASILQLDDALNQKYQTFDAAEQAITPGFPAKRPAPDYFL; encoded by the exons atgcaAGGCCATCTGGATCA ACACATTGAGCAGCTGATCCGATGTGAGGCGCTCTCGGAGGCGCAGGTCAAAGAGCTGTGTGATCGTGCacgcgagctgctcatcGAAGAAGGGAATGTCCAGCACGTGGATGCGCCCGTCACGATCTGTGGCGACATTCATGGGCAGTTTTACGATCTCTTGGAGCTGTTTCGCGTCGGCGGTCCATGCCCGGATACCAAGTACCTCTTTATGGGCGACTTTGTCGATCGCGGACTGTACTCTGTCGAGACGTTTCTCCTCTTGCTCGCACTGAAAGTGCGGTACCCTGACAGGATCATCCTCATACGCGGCAATCACGAGTCACGGCAGATCACGCAGGTCTATGGCTTCTACGACGAATGCTCGCGCAAGTACGGCAGCGTGAATGTGTGGCGGTACTGCTGCGAGGTGTTTGACTACCTGTCGCTTGGTGCGATCATCGACGGACGCGTGTTCTGCGTGCATGGCGGACTGAGCCCGCATATCCAGAAACTGGACCAGATCCGCACGATCGACCGGAAACAAGAGGTGCCGCAGGACGGCGCGATGTGCGATCTGCTATGGTCCGATCCAGACGACATCACGGGGTGGGGCATCTCGCCccgcggcgctggctgcCTCTTtggcggcgacgtcgtcaAGAGCTTCATACACACGAATGGCCTCGACTTggtcgcgcgcgcgcaccAACTCATCCTCGAGGGCTACAAGCACATGTTTGACGCCACGATTGTCACCGTGTGGAGCGCGCCGAACTACTGCTACCGGTGCGGTAATGTCGCTAGCATTCTGCAgctggacgacgcgctgaATCAAAAGTACCAAACGTTTGACGCAGCGGAGCAGGCCAT CACGCCTGGCTTTCCGGCCAAACGGCCCGCGCCTGACTATTTCTTATAG
- a CDS encoding (R)-2-hydroxyglutarate---pyruvate transhydrogenase — protein sequence MWLARWGCVTRPAFAAARRAYSSTPARNPAYASLTPSILKQFASVLSTPQSSLLSTIPSETQQWRVVDDTDLEAYNKDWMGKYIGRSACVLRPKSTEEVSSIMKICAEHGLAVVPQGGSTGLVGGNVPVHDEVVLNLGSMNRVRSFDEATGTLVCDAGCVLQTLDDYLAERGYMMPLDLGAKGSCQIGGNVSTNAGGLRFLRYGSLHGSVLGLEVVLANGEILPLLQTLRKDNTGIDLKQLFIGSEGSLGIVTGVAISTPKLPNSVNVAMFGVESFDHVCQTARHVRKHCAEILSALEFMDQDSFDRVMHNPSHSFRDPFEKRYPMYVLIETSGSNQDHDQAKLQDLVEDVLENGIVADGVVAQGEKQAQELWSMRELVPESLTAQGKVYKYDVSLPLEHMYELVEVVERRMVDTGMKPALKQPGFVKAVCGYGHVGDCNLHLNVVADQYSNKVEAALEPFIYEQVQAMHGSISAEHGLGVMKADKIGYTKHATAVKYMEEVKRLFDPQRLLNPYKFLPTR from the exons ATGTGGCTCGCTCGTTGGGGCTGCGTGACGCGGCCAGCGTtcgcggcggcgcgtcgcgcgtaTTCGTCCACGCCCGCCCGTAACCCGGCCTATGCGTCACTGACGCCCTCGATCTTGAAGCAGTTTGCGTCGGTGCTCTCTACACCCCAATCCTCGCTGCTAAGTACGATCCCCTCCGAGACGCAGCAATGGAGGGTCGTCGACGACACGGATCTCGAAGCGTACAACAAGGACTGGATGGGCAAGTACATCGGCCGCTCTGCCTGCGTCCTTCGGCCCAAGTCGACGGAAGAAGTGTCCAGCATCATGAAGATCTGTGCCGAGCACGGCCTGGCCGTCGTGCCTCAGGGCGGCAGTACAGGCCTCGTTGGCGGCAATGTGCCCGTGCACGATGAGGTCGTGCTCAACCTCGGCAGCATGAACCGGGTGCGCAGCTTCGACGAGGCCACCGGCACTCTCGTGTGCGATGCAGGCTGTGTCCTGCAAACGCTCGACGATTACTTGGCCGAACGCGGATACATGATGCCACTCGATCTGGGCGCCAAAGGCAGCTGCCAGATTGGCGGCAACGTGTCGACGAACGCGGGTGGACTGCGATTCCTGCGATACGGCTCGCTGCATGGCTCTGTTCTGGGCCTCGAAGTCGTGCTGGCGAACGGAGAGATTCTGCCGCTTCTACAGACGCTGCGAAAGGACAACACGGGCATTGACCTCAAGCAGCTGTTTATCGGCTCCGAAGGCTCGTTGGGCATCGTGACGGGTGTCGCGATCTCGACACCCAAGCTGCCAAATTCGGTGAATGTGGCCATGTTTGGCGTCGAGTCGTTTGACCATGTCTGCCAAACAGCCCGACACGTCCGAAAACACTGTGCCGAGATTCTTTCGGCGCTGGAGTTCATGGACCAGGACTCGTTTGACCGTGTGATGCACAACCCGAGTCACAGCTTCCGAGACCCCTTTGAGAAGCGGTATCCGATGTACGTGCTGATCGAGACGAGTGGATCGAATCAGGATCACGACCAGGCCAAGCTGCAGGACTTGGTGGAAGATGTGCTTGAGAACGGCATCGTCGCAGACGGTGTCGTGGCGCAAGGTGAAAAGCAGGCACAGGAACTGTGGTCGATGCGTGAACTTGTGCCCGAGTCCCTGACAGCCCAAGGCAAGGTCTACAAGTACGACGTGAGTCTGCCGCTAGAGCACATGtacgagctcgtcgaagtcgtcgagcgccgcatggtCGATACGGGCATGAAGCCTGCTCTGAAGCAGCCCGGTTTTGTCAAGGCTGTGTGCGGCTACGGCCACGTCGGCGACTGCAACCTTCATCTGAACGTCGTCGCGGATCAGTACAGCAACAAAGTTgaagcggcgctcgagccGTTTATCTATGAACAGGTGCAGGCTATGCACGGATCCATTTCGGCTGAGCACGGTCTGGGCGTCATGAAGGCCGACAAAATCGGCTACACGAAGCACGCAACCGCCGTCAAATACATGGAGGAGGTGAAGCGGCTCTTTGATCCCCAGAGATTACTAAATCCTTACAAG TTTTTGCCCACGCGCTAA
- a CDS encoding mitochondrial hypoxia responsive domain protein codes for MSYGTHRDDVGDVAHREAQYNYAIRAGAQGFAGGLAGAFGLGWYLQRTFRHVRQLPMSLKAGCVFLTATGVGVIYADKASIKFDQMHYKDSSAYVDRRSSSEAQAAWSKLSTFDKSLTWAKDHKFSVVLGSWLGSMGLSWLYIQTQPLSFAQKLVQARVWAQGLTVASMIGMAALLQIPSEGDKLLEKTHSADDTSWEKRLKAAQLQAQKRPPPVHLTSTKQGESHEESES; via the exons ATGTCGTACGGCACGCATCGTGATGACGTGGGTGATGTTGCCCATCGTGAAGC GCAGTACAATTATGCTATCCGTGCCGGTGCCCAGGGTTTTGCTGGCGGTCTAGCGGGTGCCTTCGGTTTGGGTTGGTATTTGCAAAGGACCTTTAGGCATGTGCGTCAGCTGCCTATGTCGCTCAAGGCAGGCTGTGTGTTCCTTACGGCCACGGGTGTCGGTGTCATTTATGCCGACAAGGCGAGTATCAAGTTTGATCAGATGCACTACAAGGATTCCAGTGCCTATGTCGATCGccgctcgtccagcgaggCCCAGGCGGCATGGTCGAAGCTCTCGACCTTTGACAAGAGCCTTACGTGGGCAAAGGACCACAAGTTCAGTGTCGTGCTCGGTAGCTGGCTGGGCTCGATGGGTCTTTCGTGGCTCTACATCCAGACTCAGCCCCTATCCTTTGCGCAAAAGCTCGTTCAAGCTCGTGTTTGGGCCCAGGGACTGACGGTCGCCAGCATGATTGGTATGgctgcgctgctgcagatCCCATCTGAGGGCGACAAGCTGCTGGAAAAGACGCACTCGGCGGATGACACGTCGTGGGAAAAGCGCCTGAAGGCGGCCCAGCTTCAGGCTCAGAAGCGGCCACCGCCCGTGCACCTGACAAGCACCAAGCAGGGCGAGTCCCATGAGGAGTCTGAGTCCTAG
- a CDS encoding phosphodiesterase encodes MSLVAYSDSEEDAAPGKLPPVALESDGYRNEWLSYVYIPVSLDLEDLWRRVETPKAALLELIDHLHISLTRPLVLRKHEQGPFYAQVRQATACVHPFSVGFARFVCLPSDTSERVFMALEVSAGWHELTELVRALNERLSRLLHVRQYYDEARFHASVAYLHGAPPAQLVQEGERLARAWNHCLCVTDIGPVTVRAIYTKVGQHIECAAFP; translated from the coding sequence ATGTCTTTGGTGGCGTACAGCGACTCGGAAGAGGACGCAGCTCCGGGAAAGCTCCCTCCGGTAGCCTTGGAAAGCGATGGGTACCGAAACGAATGGCTCAGCTACGTGTATATACCCGTGTCACTCGACCTTGAAGACTTGTGGCGCCGTGTCGAGACGCCCAaggccgcgctgctcgagctcattGATCACCTACACATATCGCTGACGCGGCCCCTGGTGCTTCGTAAGCATGAACAGGGACCCTTTTATGCGCAGGTTCGACAGGCCACTGCGTGTGTGCACCCTTTTTCTGTAGGCTTTGCGCGATTCGTGTGCCTGCCCAGCGACACATCCGAGCGCGTGTTCATGGCACTCGAAGTCAGTGCTGGATGGCACGAACTGACCGAGCTCGTACGTGCGCTGAATGAGCGGCTCAGTCGCCTCCTACATGTCAGGCAATACTATGACGAGGCGCGTTTCCATGCAAGCGTGGCGTATCTGCACGGTGCGCCCCCCGCCCAACTCGTCCAGGAAGGCGAGCGTCTCGCCCGTGCGTGGAATCATTGTCTTTGTGTGACAGACATCGGGCCGGTGACAGTCCGAGCTATATACACCAAGGTAGGTCAGCATATAGAATGCGCGGCCTTCCCCTAG
- a CDS encoding nucleolar protein 53, producing MSQVTDGLGRPAQYRQASRKGKKAWRKNIDLIATEAALEDLREQERAEGVPAHKRSNAELFMEDRSGQETTLARQAREKRKLKSQEILAHRSAVPAMQQKARSSFQLPDDSSAAKAAAAGLPPKFKKRLRMLASRPHEGVEGETERGRAGRLQSDAVLAEKHDLWGEAPKTRQNDWIAPAAKDPVHRPRSMQHEPYAAARSMPAVSVPHPGTSYNPDFDSHEALVQTAYEKAMAAELDEQQAQELHAKWKGVTQGVPLPLDLPLDVPEEGGEDGEDDEEVQDEGAAPKMPARKTAAQRRREARAKEQYTLAQQRRKERRIQGMISELPNQMKQAKRDAQTRAELVQQRRQQKEERLQSQGIAGTRIGKYAVPSQRVDVQTGDELSDSLRRLRPEGNLFWDRFQSLQARGLAEARKPVLPMRQRRKLKTYDRHSFKRD from the coding sequence ATGTCCCAAGTCACGGATGGGCTGGGTCGACCGGCGCAATACCGGCAGGCATCGCGCAAGGGCAAAAAGGCATGGCGCAAAAACATCGACTTGATTGCGACAGaagccgcgctcgaggatCTGCGGGAGCAGGAACGAGCGGAAGGCGTTCCCGCTCACAAGCGATCCAACGCCGAGCTCTTTATGGAAGACCGGTCCGGACAGGAAACGACgctggcgcggcaggcaCGCGAGAAGCGCAAACTCAAATCTCAAGAAATTCTCGCGCACCGCAGTGCCGTGCCGGCCATGCAGCAAaaggcgcgctcgtcgttCCAGTTGCCTGACGACTCGTCTGCGGCCaaagccgccgccgcaggTCTACCGCCCAAGTTCAAGAAGCGGCTGCGTAtgctggcgtcgcggccgcATGAGGGTGTTGAGGGAGAGACAGAGCGTGGTCGTGCGGGGCGGCTGCAAAGTGATGCTGTTCTGGCAGAGAAGCATGACCTGTGgggcgaggcgcccaagacgcGGCAGAATGACTGGATCGCACCTGCCGCCAAAGATCCAGTGCATCGCCCGCGATCCATGCAGCATGAACCGTATGCGgccgcgcgctcgatgcctGCCGTGTCTGTACCGCACCCTGGCACGTCATACAACCCCGACTTTGACAGCCACGAGGCGCTAGTCCAGACGGCGTACGAGAAGGCCATGGCGGCtgagctggatgagcaACAGGCGCAAGAACTTCATGCAAAATGGAAGGGCGTCACACAAGGTGTGCCTCTTCCTCTTGATCTGCCTCTGGATGTGCCCGAGGAAGGCGGCGAGGAcggcgaggacgacgaggaggtCCAGGACGAAGGAGCTGCTCCCAAGATGCCTGCCCGCAAGACGGCcgcccagcgccgacgcgaaGCACGCGCCAAGGAGCAATATACgctggctcagcagcgccgcaaggAGCGTCGAATCCAGGGCATGATATCTGAGCTGCCGAACCAGATGAAGCAGGCGAAGCGGGACGCCCAGACCCGTGCCGAActggtgcagcagcggcggcagcaaAAGGAGGAGCGACTCCAGAGCCAGGGCATAGCTGGCACACGTATCGGCAAGTACGCTGTGCCGTCGCAGCGTGTTGACGTGCAGACGGGCGACGAGCTGAGCGACAGTTTGCGGCGACTCAGGCCGGAGGGCAACCTGTTCTGGGACCGCTTCCAAAGCCTCCAAGCTCGTGGCTTGGCCGAGGCCCGGAAACCTGTGCTACcgatgcgccagcgacgcaagcTCAAGACGTACGACCGACACTCGTTCAAGCGTGATTGA
- a CDS encoding oligosaccharyltransferase complex subunit gamma, with product MKIGAWLVCVLVTACVSVHAALTASQSSLLAEARKSPHGILKLDERKYHELLQGPRDYGVFVQMTALHPRFRCGACALLNDPFEQVARGWKSTKRRNDLVFATIDANDGMELFRRMGMTYVPVMNYFPPHVDLPEEYDLTLNGYGADDIAEFVSARIGVPFRPKKPLMPKQTAVYFIPVAFAVALASMIMRQRSWQEGVKTLGLMACVSLVLTFTSGYMWTRIQGAPFMSFEPTGAPIYITAGFQAQYGVESLLLIALYASFVASILVLTRFAPKIESPILQRVVVVAGALALVLQYGLFALMFSYKNPGYPFRLLL from the coding sequence ATGAAGATTGGTGCGTGGCTGGTGTGTGTGTTGGTCACGGCTTGCGTGAGTGTCCATGCAGCGCTCACGGCAAGTCAGTCCAGTCTTcttgccgaggcgcgcaagTCGCCGCATGGTATTTTGAAGTTGGATGAGCGCAAGTACCATGAGCTCCTCCAAGGTCCGCGTGACTATGGCGTGTTTGTCCAGATGACGGCCCTGCATCCGCGATTCCGGTGCGGAGCATGCGCGCTTCTGAATGATCCTTTTGAGCAGGTCGCGCGTGGCTGGAAATCGACTAAGCGGCGCAATGACCTCGTGTTTGCGACGATCGATGCGAACGACGGCATGGAGCTGTTCCGTCGAATGGGCATGACCTATGTGCCGGTCATGAACTACTTCCCGCCCCATGTGGATCTTCCTGAAGAGTACGACCTGACTTTGAATGGCTACGGTGCGGACGATATCGCAGAATTTGTGTCGGCGCGAATCGGTGTGCCGTTCCGCCCGAAAAAGCCCCTGATGCCCAAGCAGACGGCGGTGTACTTCATTCCCGTGGCCTTTGCCGTGGCCCTTGCCTCCATGATAATGCGTCAGCGCAGCTGGCAGGAAGGCGTGAAGACGCTCGGTCTCATGGCCTGCGTGAGTCTCGTGCTGACATTCACATCGGGCTACATGTGGACTCGAATTCAAGGAGCCCCCTTCATGTCGTTTGAGCCTACCGGTGCGCCGATCTACATTACAGCTGGATTCCAGGCGCAGTATGGTGTCGAGAGCCTGTTGCTGATTGCGCTGTACGCAAGCTTCGTCGCATCCATTCTCGTGCTGACGCGCTTCGCGCCCAAGATCGAGTCGCCGATCTTGCAGCGAgtcgtggtggtggccgGTGCCTTGGCACTGGTTCTGCAGTACGGTCTATTTGCGCTCATGTTTTCGTACAAAAATCCAGGATATCCCTTCCGCCTCCTTCTATAG
- a CDS encoding mitochondrial 54S ribosomal protein YmL47: MSLGAFLSSARASLGALGVPSSWRAPGQVRFSSNLGPRRTRYRKSQKGRVSFPIGGSVKGTTVTQGVYGLRTLEPCRITATQLTAAETALKRKLKVVRGSQVFMRVFPDVPVCVKGNETRMGKGKGSFEYWACRVPMGRVLFEIGGHVEIRPEVAKDALRLAAAKLPTRTEFITTSTPPRLGREVSHDLSQLASQLRDVRS; the protein is encoded by the coding sequence ATGTCGTTGGGTGCGTTTCTCAGTagcgcgcgcgcatctcTCGGAGCGCTTGGAGTGCCATCGAGCTGGCGTGCGCCTGGACAGGTACGCTTTTCATCGAATTTGGGTCCGCGCCGGACCAGGTACCGCAAGTCCCAAAAGGGCCGAGTCTCCTTTCCGATCGGCGGCTCCGTCAAAGGCACGACTGTGACGCAGGGGGTATATGGTCTGCGTACATTAGAGCCATGCCGTAtcacagcgacgcagcttACGGCGGCAGAAACGGCATTGAAGCGCAAGCTCAAGGTGGTGCGTGGATCGCAAGTCTTTATGCGTGTGTTCCCGGATGTGCCTGTGTGTGTGAAGGGCAACGAGACGCGTATGGGTAAAGGTAAAGGCTCGTTTGAATACTGGGCCTGCCGAGTGCCCATGGGCCGTGTGCTCTTCGAGATTGGCGGACACGTGGAAATCCGACCCGAGGTCGCCAAGGATGCCCTCCGCCTCGCTGCGGCCAAgctgccgacgcgcaccgAATTTATCACGACGTCAACGCCACCGCGTCTGGGTCGCGAAGTCAGCCACGACCTGAGTCAGCTGGCCTCCCAGCTCCGGGACGTGCGTTCCTGA
- a CDS encoding golgi vesicular membrane trafficking protein: MSSSYSNQHTHEQQNDDSLNRLFNKVHSLREITLHIHNDAEQQHSLLQDTSSAFDQVRLQVSSSARQFADKIAQYTGSHRITAAIVGGFVGLWALWFFFL, from the exons atgtcgtcgtcctACTCGAATCaacacacgcacgagcaaCAGAATGACGACTCGCTGAATCGATTGTTCAATAAGGTGCATTCGTTG CGCGAAATCACGCTCCATATCCATAACGACGCGGAGCAGCAACACAGTTTATTGCAAGACACG TCGAGTGCTTTTGACCAGGTGCGACTCCAAgtgtcgtcgtccgcgcgCCAATTTGCTGACAAGATTGCGCAGTATACCGGCTCTCACCGGATCACTGCAGCGATTGTCGGTGGCTTTGTAGGATTGTGGGCCTTGTGGTTCTTTTTCCTCTAG